The stretch of DNA CCGACCCGGTGATGGTCAAGGCGCTCGACCAGCTGCTCATCCTGCACGCCGACCACGAGCAGAACTGCTCCACCTCCACGGTGCGGCTCGTCGGGTCGTCGCACGCCAACCTGTTCGCCTCGGTGAGCTCGGGCATCCACGCGCTGTCGGGCCCGCTGCACGGCGGCGCCAACCAGGCCGTGCTGTCGATGCTCGGGAAGATCAAGGCCGACGGCGGCGACATCCCGCAGTTCGTCAACCGGGTCAAGAACAAGGAGCCCGGCGTCAAGCTGATGGGCTTCGGCCACCGGGTCTACAAGAACTACGACCCGCGCGCGGCGCTGGTCAAGGCCACCGCCGACGAGGTGCTCGCGAGCCTCGGCGGCAACGATGAGCTGCTGGACCTGGCGAAGCAGCTGGAGGAGATCGCGCTGCACGACGACTACTTCGTGTCGCGCAAGCTCTACCCGAACGTCGACTTCTACACGGGCCTCATCTACAAGGCCATGGGCTTCCCGGACAAGATGTTCACCGTGCTCTTCGCCATCGGCCGGCTGCCCGGCTGGATCGCCCAGTGGCGCGAGATGATCAAGGACCCGGCCACCAAGATCGGCCGCCCGCGCCAGGTCTACACCGGCCACACGGCCCGCGACTACGTCGGGATCGACGCCCGCTGAGGGCTCCGGCTCCCGGTTGTCAGGTCGGCCGGTCGGGTACCCGACCGGCGTGACCGACTCCCCCGCACTCCTGTGGTTCCGTCGCGACCTGCGGCTCGACGACCACCCGGCCCTGCTGGCCGCCGCCTCCGGCGGCCGGCGGGTCCTCGGGCTGTTCGTGCTGGACCCGGTCCTGCTCGCGGGTTCGGGGGAACCGCGCATCCATTTCCTGCACTCCTGCCTGCAGGCGTTGTCGGCGTCGACGGAAGGTCGGCTGCTCGTCGTCCGCGGCGACCCGCGCACCGTGGTGCCGGCCGTCGCCCGGCAGGTCGGTGCCGCCGAGGTGCACATCAGCGCCGACTTCATGCCCTACGGCCACCGTCGCGACGAGGCCGTGCGCGCGGCGCTGGGCGACATCCCGCTGATCGCCACCGGCTCGCCGTACGCGGTCGCGCCCGGCCGGGTCAGCAAGGGGGCGGGCGGGAACTACGCGGTCTACACACCCTTCTTCCGCGCCTGGAGCGAACACGGCTACCGCGGTCCCGCCGGCCCCGGGAACACCGTCGACTTCGTGCCCGGCGGCGGGGTCGAGGTCGCCGATCGGGTCGACGTCGGCGAGCTGGCGGGTGTGTCCGAGCAGGACCCCGAGCTGCCGCCCGGCGGCGAGGCGCAGGCCCGGCAGCGGTGGGCGACGTTCCGTGACGAGCGGCTCGCCGACTACAAGACCGAGCGGGACCGGCCCGACCGGGCGGGCACCAGCCGGCTGTCGGCCTACCTGAAGTACGGCTGCATCCACCCCCGCACGCTGCTCGCCGACATCAAGGAGCACCCCTCCGAGGGCGCGGTGACCTACCGGCAGGAGCTGGCCTGGCGGGACTTCTACGCCGACCTGGTCTGGCACAACCCACGGTCGGCGTGGCACTCCATCGACCCCGCCGTCGACGCGCTGCAGTACGACAGCGGTCCGGTGGCCGACGAACACCTGACGGCGTGGCAGACCGGCCGCACCGGTTACCCGTACATCGACGCCGCCATGCGGCAGCTGCTGGCCGAGGGCTGGATCCACAACCGCGCGCGGATGGGTGTCGCGTCGTTCCTCATCAAGGACCTGCACCTGCCGTGGCAGGTCGGGGCGAAGCACTTCATGCGGCACCTGGTCGACGGCGACCTGCCGTCGAACAACCACGGCTGGCAGTGGGCGGCCGGCGCCGGCCCGCACGCCGCGCCGTTCTACCGGGTGTTCCAGCCGGTCACCCAGGGGGTGCGGCACGACCCGGACGGCGACTACGTCCGGCGCTACGTGCCGGAGCTGCGCGGGGTGGCCGGCAAGGCCGTGCACACGCCGTGGGAGCTGCCGGACGGCGTCCCCGACGGGTACCCGGAGCGCATCGTCGACCACGCGGCCGAGCGGCTGGAGGCGCTGCGGCGCTGGGAGCAGCGGCCGAAGTCCGCCTGACGGTCAGCCGGCCGTCGCCCGGCCCCGCTTGACGCGGTACATGGCGGCGTCGGCGGCGTCCAACAGCTGGTCCGGGGTGCGCCGGCCGTCGTCGGTGACGATGCCGATGCTGGCCCGCGGGCGCAGCTGCTGTCCGGCGATCTCCACGGGCAGGCCCAGGAGTGCGTCCAACCGTTCGGCGATGACCAGCGCCTCCTCGGGCTTGTGCATCTCGGCGCAGACCACCACGAACTCGTCGCCACCGAACCGGGCGACGAGGTCCTCGCTGCGGCACCCCAGTCGGAGCCGGTCGGCCACGGCGACCAGCAGTTCGTCGCCGGCACTGTGGCCGAGGGTGTCGTTGACCGCCTTGAACCCGTCGAGGTCGATGAACAGCACGGCCAGCACACCCGGGTGCCGGTTCATCCGGGCGACCTCGTGCTCGAGCCGCGGACGGACCTGCCGCCGGTTGGCCAGCCCGGTGAGCGGGTCGTGGACCGACTGGTAGGCCAGTTGCGCCTCCAGCCGCTTGCGTTCACTGATGTCGCGCACCACGGCGGTGAACAGATCCGTCCCGGGGCCGGCGTCGCTGATGGCCAGCTCGATGGGGAAGACGGTCCCGTCGGAGCGGCGGCCGCGCATCTCGCCCACCGCGGCGGCCCGGCGGTCGATCCGTTCCAGCAGCGGCTCCGGGTCGTCGTCGCTCCAGCTGTCCGGCGGCACGATGAGGGCGGTGATGCCGAGCCCCGCGGTGTCGGGCGCCGACCGGCCGAACATGCACTCGGCCGAGCGGTTCATCGACTCCACCAGGCCCGCCCGGTCGAAGATGACGATGGCGTCGACCGCGGTGTCCAGGATGGCCCGGGCCCGCGCCTCGCTGGCCTGCAACGCCGCCACCGCCGCCGTCTCGGCCTCCCGGGCGCGGTGCAGCTCCTGCATCCGCAGGTACAGCTCCGCCGCCACCGCCTGTTCGGCCACACCCGTGTCCGGGGACCCGGGCGCAGGCCCGGCCAGCCGGTCCTCGATGAGCTCGACGAACGCGGTCACGTCCTCCACCTTGTGCAGGATCAGCGCGGGGCGTCCGTCGGCGCCGGGAACCGCGGCGTTCACCGTCGACCAGAACCGCCGCTCGACCACGCCGCTGCCGGGGTCGGCGACGTCGTACCGGTGCATCGGCATGACGTCCGACCGGCCCGTGTCCAGCACCCGGCGGAAGGACCGCTCGAGCGGGCTCGGGATCTCCCCGCCGGTCGGCGGCGGGAACGCCGCGAACACGTGACGGCCCACCAGGTCCGCACGGCTGCGGTGGAGCAGCGTCAGGTACGTCTGGTTGACGTCGACGATCACCAGGTCGAGGTCCAGGACGAGCACCGCGGACGGCATGGCGGTGAAGACCTGCTCGAAATCGATACCGGCATCCGTCGGATCGGACACGGAACGGCCCTTCCGTCGAACGCTGGCCGGCATCTCCTGGTGCCGTCACGCTCCGTCATACCCGGTAGCGCTGTGTCCTACTCTAGGTCAGATCTGCTGAACCGGTCGCAGACCCCAGGACGCCTCGAAGGTCTCCCCCGGTTCCAGCCAGCGCAGGCCCTCGCCGGTGTTGAAGGCGTTCGCCGGGCAGGTCATCGGTTCGACGGCGACGGTCAGCTCGCGGCCCGGGAAGTCGCGGGGGGTGAACACCTGGATGTAGGAGAACGGCTCCTCGGCCCACAGCACCAGACCGGAGCCGTCGGGCGCGGCCAGCGTCGCCGTGTAGTGCTCGCCGCTCGGGCGGATGTCGGTGTAGCAGGTGTCCAGGCTGACCGCGTCGAGCCGGACGCCACCCCGGACGTCGACCTCGGTGCCCTCGACCGGCGCGGTGCCGGTGGGGATCTTGTTGTCGTCCAGCACGAACCAGGTGTCCGCGTCGACCGTGATCCGCAGGTCCTTGATCGGCGTCTCACCGACCCGCAGGTACGGGTGCGCGCCGACGCCGAAGGGCGCCCGGGAGTCGCCCTCGTTGACGATCCGGTGCGTCACGTGCAGCCCGTCGTCGGCGAGGCGGTAGGTGACCACCGTGTCCAGCGTGAACGGGTAGCCGTGCTGCGGGTAGATCGAGGCGCCCAGCGTCACCGACGACTCGTCGACCTCCACCAGCTCGTAGCCGGTGTTGCGCAGCAGACCGTGGCTGGCGGCGTTGTTCGAACGGTCGCTGAGGTCCAGTTTCTGGGGCCTGCCGTCGAGGGTCCACACTCCGTCGGCGATGCGGTTGGGCCAGGGCACCAGCACGATGCCGCAGCCGTACGGCGCGGGCTTCGCGTCGTCCCACACCTCGGTGTAGTGGGTGCCGTCGACGGAGAACTCGCGCAGCACCGCGGCGACCGAGCCGATCCGCGCCCGGGCCGTGCCGTGGGTGAGCTCGTACTGGATCCCGGTGGGCAGGCGGCGCAACGTGTTGTCGGACATGGCTCGACACCCTATCCAGCGGCGGGTGCGCCAGCGGCGCGCGGTCAGCCGATGGCGCGGGACAACGCCCGGCCGAACTGGGTGAGCCGCTGCATCTGCCCCCTGCCCCCGTCGGTCACCGACTTGGCGAACCGGTAGGTCTCCACGTACTGCATGGTCCGGGTGCCGGCGTCCTCGGTGAGCTCGGTGACCGACCGTTCCGGGGTCTGCGTGGACAGGTAGAGCATCACCGAGTGCAGCTGCCGGGCGCCCTGCGCGTCGTAGCTGTAGCGGGTCCGCATGCCCTGGTCGACCAGCGCCGCCAGCGGCACGGTGCGCACCGAGGAGGAGAACATGACCTCGCCGGGGTTGTCCTCGTTCTCCTCGTCGTCGCCGTGCCACAGGATGAGCCGGTGGCCGTCGGTGACGGCGATCTCCTGCCAGAGCGATTCGCCGAAGGCGGCCGTGCTGAGCACCCGTTCGCAGGTGAACGCCCGCACGTGGTCCAGGTCGAGAACGGCGGTGATCGCGTCCAGGGCCACGTCGGCGTCCCGCAGATAGGCCCGCGCGGCGTCCTCGAGACCCTGGTAGACCGCCCAGTCCTGGTCGGGCTGATCGGGGTGGGACATGTCTGGTTCTCGTTCCTGTCGGTGGTCGTCGGCACGTGTTCTACCCGGTCGGGCCGGGATGCCGGTCACCCGGCGCGCATCACTTCTGCAGCGCGTCCTCGGCGCGGTAGCGGATCAGCGCCGGCCGGACGAAGGCCACGATCAGCACCGTCACCACGACCAGGACACCGCCGCCGGTCACCGCCAGCGTGGTGCTGGAGGCCTCGGCGGCGAGGCCGTGCAGCAGGTCGGCGACCCGCGGCCCGCCGGCGACGACGACGAGGAACACGCCCTGCATCCGGCCGCGCATCTCGTCGGTGGCCGACAGCTGGAGCACGGTGGTCCGGTAGACGGCGCTGACCATGTCCGCCCAGCCGCCGACGGCCAGGAAGCCGACCGCGATCCAGATGCTGGTGGACAGGCCGAAACCGACCATCGCCAGCCCCCACACCACGATGGCCACGATGATGGCCAGCCCCTGCCGGCGCACCCGCTGGATCCAGCCGCCGGTGAGTCCGCCGATTGCCGCTCCGAGGCCCAGGCCCAGGTTGAGCAGACCGAGCTGGATGCCGCCCTCGGCGGGACCGCCGAAGGTCTGCTCGGCCATCTGCGGGAACAGCGCCCGCGGCATGCCCAGCACCATGGCCAGGATGTCGACCACGAAGGTCAGCAGCAGCACGTCGCGGCCGCGGAGGTAGCGCAGGCCCTCCCCGACCTTCGCCCGTTCCCGCGCCGGGCCCTGGCGGGGCATCGGGGGCAGCCGGTAGGCGGCCCACACCACGGCCGTCAGCCCGATCGCGTCGATGAGGTAGAGCCATCCCAGCCCGACGGTGGGCAGCAGCACCCCGGCCAGCAACGGCCCGAGCAGCACGCCGACGCTGAACACCGTCATGCTCAGCGCGTTCGCGCCGGGCACCAGATCGGCGGGTACCAGCCGCGGGATGATCGCACCGCGGGCCGGACTGTTGACCGCGAACAGGCCCTGCTGCAGGGCCAGCATCGCGAAGACCACGACGACGGAGCCGCCGCCGATGATCGCGTTGACCCACAGACCGATGCTGGTCAGGGCGATCCCGGTGGACGACAGCACCAGGATGACGCGGCGGTCGTGGGTGTCGGCGATGGCCCCGCCGAGCAGGCCGAAGGTGATCAGCGGGATGAGCGCGACGAACGACGCCGCCCCCACCCAGGCCGACGACCCGGTGAGGTCGAAGATCTGCTGCTGGACGGCCACGACCGTGAGCTGGGAGCCGACGACGGTGACGGCCTGGCCGAGGAACAGCCGTCGGTAGGCGGGGATCTGCAGGGCCCGGGTGTCGGGGGCGATGCGGCGGAGCCGGGACTGCCGGGGTGGCGGGGTCGGATCGACCGGACCGGGCGATTCCGGGTTCGCGCCCGGGGTGGGGACGTCGGTCACGGGGCGAGGCGCTCCACGATCCAGCCGGCGTCCTCGCGCCGGTACCGGAGCCGGTCGTGCATCCGGCCGAGACGTCCCTGCCAGAACTCCACGGTCGAGGGCACGACCAGCCAGCCGCCCCAGTGCGGGGGCACCGGGATGGGCGGGGCGCCGACGGCCTCCGGGCCGCCGCCGAAGCGGTCCTCGAGCGCGGCCTCGGTGTCGGTGATGCGCTGCCGGAACGACGCGGCCGGCGGCGAGCCCGCCGGGAAACTGCCGAGCACCGCCGACTGCGGACTGGCCCACGCGCCGAGCTGCGAGCCCCGGGGGCGGGTGACCCAGTACGCCTGGGTGGTGTCCCGGTCGACCTGGACGACCGCGCCGCGGACGTGGACCTGCCGGTGCAGGTCGATCCACGGGAAGGTCAGGCTGGCCACCGGGTTGCGGAGCAGGTCGGCCGACTTGGCCGAGGTGTAGTTGGTGTAGAAGGTGACACCGGCCTCGTCGACGTCCTTGGCCAGCACCGTGCGGGAGGCCGGGACCCCGTTCTCGGACGCGGTGGCCAGCACCATCGCGTTGGGTTCGGTGACCCCGGCCGCGACGGCCTGGTCGAACCAGCGGCGGAACTGGGTGAGCCAGTCGGCCGCGAGTTCGTCCTCGGCGAGCCCGGCGCCGGCGTAGCTGACCCGCATGGTCGCGAGCGTCCCGGGATCCTGCTGACCAGCCACGGTGATGGGCCTCCTCGACGGCTCCGGACGGGGCGCTGCGCCCCGCAGGCACGGTACGCCTGCGGGCCGACAGCGTTCTCCGGGCCGCTCCGCGGCCGGCGCGGCTCAGCCGGCGAGCAGGGTGTCGATCTGGTTGATCGCGCCGGACGCACCCTCGACGACGCCCATGTCCAGGACCTGCTGCAGCCCCTCGGCGGTGGCGTAGGTGCTGGTGTAGACGGCGCGGGTGCCGCCCTGGTACTCGCTGAACGCGAAGACGTTCTTGGATACCGGCAGGTCGGCGTTGATGGCGAAGGCGTCGTCGGTGAACGCGTCGTCGAAGGCGAAGCCCTTCGGGGCGTCCACGCTCTCCACCAGCCAGGTGCCGTAGAACTTCTCGCCCTCGGGACCGGTCATGAAGTAGTTGACCCGGCCGCCGGGGTTCAGGTCGTGGTCGACCACGGTGGCGGGGTGGGTCGGCGGGCCCCAGATGCGCTCCAGCTGGCGGGGGTCGGCGTAGACCTGGAAGACCCGCTCCACCGGGGCGGCGAAGTCGGCGGTGATGGTCAGGGTGCGGTTGTCGATGTCGGGGGTGACGTCGGTGACGGGCATGGCGAGGTCCTTTCCGGGGACTCAGAGGGTGGGGGGTGGGGAGCGGTACAGCGTGGGGGTGGGGAGCGCTACAGCGTGGGTGGTGCGGGGGTGTCCAGGGCGAGCAACTCGTCCATGCGGCCGATGCGACCGCGCCAGACGTCCTCCAGCTCGCCGAGCATCGAGGCGACGGACCGCACGGCGGCGACGTCACCACTGGCCAGCTGTTCGCGGCCGGTACGGCGTTTGATCACGAGGCCGGCCTTCTCGAGGACGGCGACGTGTTTCTGCACCGCGGCGAAGCTCATGTCGTACTTCGCCGCGAGCGTGGTGACCGAGTGCTCCCCTCGCAGGACGCGGCGCATGATGTCGCGCCGGGTCCGGTCGGCCAGGGCGTGGAACAGGGCGTCGGCCCGATCCTCGTCCTGGGTGTCCCGGTCGCTGCTCACCGGACCAATATACAACCGTTCGGTTGTACGTTGTCAAGACCGCCGTCCGGGAGATCTCCGCGGGAGGTGACGAGAACCACTCGGGCCCTACTGGCGCCCGACCTGGAGACGGGCGATCGTAGGAGATCAGACCATCTCGGCGCGGAGGTGCCCCATGTCGGCAGCAACGTTCACCCCTGGACTCGAAGGCGTGGTGGCGTTCCACACGGCCATCGCCGAGCCCGACAAGGAAGGCAGCGCCCTGCGGTACCGCGGGGTCGACATCGAGAACCTCGTCGGACGCGTCGGTTTCGAGGACGTCTGGGCTCTGCTCGTCGACAACGCCTTCGGCGCAAGCCTTCCCGTCGACGTGTCGTTCCCGATCGTGCGGTCGGGCGACGTGCGGGTGGACGCCCAGTCGTCGCTGCCGGCGCTCGCGGCCGGCCGCGGATTCCGGCCGCTGCTGGACATCTCCGACGAGGACGCGCGGGACCACCTGGCGCAGACCACCGCCGCGACGTTGTCGTACGTGTCCCGTTCGGCCCGGGGCGATCTCCCCGAGGTGCCGGAGACCCTGCTCGACGGCACCGCGAACGTGGTCGAACGCTTCCTCACCGCCTGGCTGGGCGAGCCGTCGCCCGAGCAGGTGCGGGCGATCGACGCCTACTGGGTCAGCGCGGCCGAGCACGGCATGAACGCCTCCACCTTCACCGCCCGGGTCGTCGCGTCCACCGGCGCGGACGTGCCGGCCGCGATGGCCGGCGCCATCGGCTCGATGAGCGGGCCCCTGCACGGCGGCGCCCCGGCCCGCGTGCTGCCGATGATCACCGAGGTCGAGCGCACCGGTGACGCGCGCGGGGTGGTGACCCGCATCCTGGACGCCCACGAGCGCCTGATGGGCTTCGGCCACCGCGTCTACCGCGCCGAGGACCCCCGCGCCCGGGTGCTGCGCCGGACCTGCCAGGAGCTGGGCGCACCCCGGTACGAGGCCGCCGCCGCGCTCGAGGA from Nakamurella deserti encodes:
- a CDS encoding diguanylate cyclase; protein product: MSDPTDAGIDFEQVFTAMPSAVLVLDLDLVIVDVNQTYLTLLHRSRADLVGRHVFAAFPPPTGGEIPSPLERSFRRVLDTGRSDVMPMHRYDVADPGSGVVERRFWSTVNAAVPGADGRPALILHKVEDVTAFVELIEDRLAGPAPGSPDTGVAEQAVAAELYLRMQELHRAREAETAAVAALQASEARARAILDTAVDAIVIFDRAGLVESMNRSAECMFGRSAPDTAGLGITALIVPPDSWSDDDPEPLLERIDRRAAAVGEMRGRRSDGTVFPIELAISDAGPGTDLFTAVVRDISERKRLEAQLAYQSVHDPLTGLANRRQVRPRLEHEVARMNRHPGVLAVLFIDLDGFKAVNDTLGHSAGDELLVAVADRLRLGCRSEDLVARFGGDEFVVVCAEMHKPEEALVIAERLDALLGLPVEIAGQQLRPRASIGIVTDDGRRTPDQLLDAADAAMYRVKRGRATAG
- a CDS encoding MFS transporter codes for the protein MTDVPTPGANPESPGPVDPTPPPRQSRLRRIAPDTRALQIPAYRRLFLGQAVTVVGSQLTVVAVQQQIFDLTGSSAWVGAASFVALIPLITFGLLGGAIADTHDRRVILVLSSTGIALTSIGLWVNAIIGGGSVVVVFAMLALQQGLFAVNSPARGAIIPRLVPADLVPGANALSMTVFSVGVLLGPLLAGVLLPTVGLGWLYLIDAIGLTAVVWAAYRLPPMPRQGPARERAKVGEGLRYLRGRDVLLLTFVVDILAMVLGMPRALFPQMAEQTFGGPAEGGIQLGLLNLGLGLGAAIGGLTGGWIQRVRRQGLAIIVAIVVWGLAMVGFGLSTSIWIAVGFLAVGGWADMVSAVYRTTVLQLSATDEMRGRMQGVFLVVVAGGPRVADLLHGLAAEASSTTLAVTGGGVLVVVTVLIVAFVRPALIRYRAEDALQK
- a CDS encoding SRPBCC family protein, producing the protein MPVTDVTPDIDNRTLTITADFAAPVERVFQVYADPRQLERIWGPPTHPATVVDHDLNPGGRVNYFMTGPEGEKFYGTWLVESVDAPKGFAFDDAFTDDAFAINADLPVSKNVFAFSEYQGGTRAVYTSTYATAEGLQQVLDMGVVEGASGAINQIDTLLAG
- a CDS encoding ArsR/SmtB family transcription factor; translated protein: MSSDRDTQDEDRADALFHALADRTRRDIMRRVLRGEHSVTTLAAKYDMSFAAVQKHVAVLEKAGLVIKRRTGREQLASGDVAAVRSVASMLGELEDVWRGRIGRMDELLALDTPAPPTL
- a CDS encoding citrate synthase 2 is translated as MSAATFTPGLEGVVAFHTAIAEPDKEGSALRYRGVDIENLVGRVGFEDVWALLVDNAFGASLPVDVSFPIVRSGDVRVDAQSSLPALAAGRGFRPLLDISDEDARDHLAQTTAATLSYVSRSARGDLPEVPETLLDGTANVVERFLTAWLGEPSPEQVRAIDAYWVSAAEHGMNASTFTARVVASTGADVPAAMAGAIGSMSGPLHGGAPARVLPMITEVERTGDARGVVTRILDAHERLMGFGHRVYRAEDPRARVLRRTCQELGAPRYEAAAALEEAARAELQERRPDRTIETNVEFWAAVILDFAGVPAPMMPAMFTCARTAGWSAHILEQKRLGRLVRPAAVYDGPSTRDPESVDGWALLGARN
- a CDS encoding aldose 1-epimerase family protein translates to MSDNTLRRLPTGIQYELTHGTARARIGSVAAVLREFSVDGTHYTEVWDDAKPAPYGCGIVLVPWPNRIADGVWTLDGRPQKLDLSDRSNNAASHGLLRNTGYELVEVDESSVTLGASIYPQHGYPFTLDTVVTYRLADDGLHVTHRIVNEGDSRAPFGVGAHPYLRVGETPIKDLRITVDADTWFVLDDNKIPTGTAPVEGTEVDVRGGVRLDAVSLDTCYTDIRPSGEHYTATLAAPDGSGLVLWAEEPFSYIQVFTPRDFPGRELTVAVEPMTCPANAFNTGEGLRWLEPGETFEASWGLRPVQQI
- a CDS encoding cryptochrome/photolyase family protein, encoding MTDSPALLWFRRDLRLDDHPALLAAASGGRRVLGLFVLDPVLLAGSGEPRIHFLHSCLQALSASTEGRLLVVRGDPRTVVPAVARQVGAAEVHISADFMPYGHRRDEAVRAALGDIPLIATGSPYAVAPGRVSKGAGGNYAVYTPFFRAWSEHGYRGPAGPGNTVDFVPGGGVEVADRVDVGELAGVSEQDPELPPGGEAQARQRWATFRDERLADYKTERDRPDRAGTSRLSAYLKYGCIHPRTLLADIKEHPSEGAVTYRQELAWRDFYADLVWHNPRSAWHSIDPAVDALQYDSGPVADEHLTAWQTGRTGYPYIDAAMRQLLAEGWIHNRARMGVASFLIKDLHLPWQVGAKHFMRHLVDGDLPSNNHGWQWAAGAGPHAAPFYRVFQPVTQGVRHDPDGDYVRRYVPELRGVAGKAVHTPWELPDGVPDGYPERIVDHAAERLEALRRWEQRPKSA
- the pdxH gene encoding pyridoxamine 5'-phosphate oxidase; this encodes MRVSYAGAGLAEDELAADWLTQFRRWFDQAVAAGVTEPNAMVLATASENGVPASRTVLAKDVDEAGVTFYTNYTSAKSADLLRNPVASLTFPWIDLHRQVHVRGAVVQVDRDTTQAYWVTRPRGSQLGAWASPQSAVLGSFPAGSPPAASFRQRITDTEAALEDRFGGGPEAVGAPPIPVPPHWGGWLVVPSTVEFWQGRLGRMHDRLRYRREDAGWIVERLAP